TTCGCGACCAATGCAGACGCATCGTGTGAGCGGCGACGGACGCGGTTGGGTGGACACAGTATCGGTGCCATTGTTTGCAGCGAATGCAACATCCTATGTTGCCATATCGCCATTGCGTGACGGTGCTTCCGGTGAGTTTGAAAATGCCACCACACACACAGCACACATCCGTTttgctttcataatttttcccCGATTTtccacaaagcaaaaaaaacaaaagtgtataccaaatttttgatttatttaccaTTCACCAGGTTACTTCCGGCATATTGTGCACGTGCATGTTGCCAAAAAACGCGTACTCCCACTAACGCACGGCCAATACGAGGTGAATGAGTTGCTACATTGGGATCAGCTGAataattggatgtaagtacTCGATTACTCAATAGAATTTATGGAATTTACCAGCTAAGCTTTGCGTTATCCGCACTCAAACACGCGCTTTATTTCTACCCTCCCACAACAGTTACTTCCTTGGCACACCGGAACGCCTGCCGGGGCAACAGCACCTTTATCGCGTGTCCGCTTTGCCACCACGACACGGCTCAGCACATCAGCTGCCCGACTGTTTGACCTGTCCGACGCAATTGCGCAGCAGCTATCAGGGCACCGAGGGCCACACCAAACCGCCACCGAAACTAGTGACCGCTTGGGATGACGACTGGGAAGACTCGGAAGAGCGTCAAACGCTACCACCACCCACGCTGTCGCCGGAACACCCCAAACACCCGAAGGCGTCACACGCACACCCCGAGCACAATGAATGTCTCTATCACACCGCGAAATTCCCGTTGGCACTGCAGGCGCGTTATGTGCTCATCGAATGTTTGGGTCCAGTGGTGCCGACCACCAGCGTTTACGCATTGACCGGCTTCTATGCCGACGAGCACAGCAAGAAATTGTTACCGAAGAAAAGTGAGCCCATGGAACTGCTTCTGACTGTGCAGAATAATACGCGTTTGAAGGAGAAGATGTTGCGTACCGCACTGCCGCAGGTGAAAACCTTCCCGGTCATGATCTCGGGTGGTTATCATGCACAGGTGCGTCTATATTTACCGCCAGTGCTGCGCGAAGATGAGATCACACGTTATCCGACAATACTGCACGTATACTCGGGTCCGGGTACACAGCTGGTGACGGATAAGTGGCACATCGATTGGAATACTTATTTATCGGGGACAAAAGATTATATAGTGATTGAAATTGATGGGCGTGGCTCATCCGGACAGGGTTATCAGCTATTGCATGAGATCTACAAGCGTCTCGGTTCGGTTGAGGTGTCCGACCAGCTGGAAGTTAGTGAATATTTGCGTGACAATTTGCATTTTATCGACGGTCGACGCATGGGCGTGTGGGGTTGGAGTTATGGCGGCTACACGGCCGCGCTGGCTTTGGCGGGCACACAGTCAATATTTCAATGCGGCATCAGTGTGTCGCCGGTGACGAATTGGAAGCTTTATGGTAAGTAGTAAGGGCAGAAGTGGATGAAGTTATGATGCTTATAAAGAAGgcaaaactatttaattttagcGGACTTTCGTGCAAGCGGCAAttagaaaattaagaaataaataattccaaCAGTCtccaatttatttttagaattggttttctttatgaattaaatttagGTGTTATACGAATTTTGGGATAATTGTTAtaaacttaaattatattttacaagtATTTCAAAGTAGTTTCAGTGGCAGAACAAAAATCTAACAGTTagctattattttaaaattttgggacACTTTTGGGACAATTAAAATTACGTTTTTAGATATATTTCTCTACATCAACAATATAGTACCATCTAAAAATGACAAAATAAAGAGGGAATATCCGGTATGGGACATCCTTTtctaaatgaaaatagtattaagaAATATTCTTACTAAGTTTTTGGATACattttccaacaaaatatgGCTCTAAGCAACACTAATAGCTAACTCctctaaaaaatatgtttaaaagtaaaaataaaaaaattgggaGTAAATAATACAGCCGAAAAGTGTCCCAAAATACCATTTAtcacaaatttccaaaaaaacaaTGACCATTATaatgttatttgaaaatttttgcactttttcggATGTTTAGAATTGATACTTCATAGTTTGAGATATGAAACCGCACGGTTCCGTCTCTAagctttaataataataaacatacgTTACTAAATTTAAACATTCCATAATTTTTGGGACATTCCATATAAGAATAAACTGTTTATTATATCAAACTTTCTTTTGAGACACTCGTTAGAagctttaaaaaagtatttacgtttttatttcattaaacttGCGACAATTTTTGagtagttttgaaattttgggacaatttgaaaatttttggaacactcgattttcagtatattttaaggcttatagtttatattttacgtttcaacattatttataatattatgagtgttttacattttttgggaCAGCATAAACAATTTTGGGACATTACATATTTTCTGGAcagtataaaacaaaattttgggaTACTATTTAATAACTCaactataattattatataactatTTAATAACTCaactataattattatataacataaaacTGATTATACAGCTTTGggacaattgaaaatattgtggGACACCTGATACTATTTTGTAAAGCTTGTagtatatattttgcattttaatattaattgttatAGTATTGTATTGTTCAGGTGGTATACATTTTTTGggacagtgttaaaaatttttgggacattaaatttatttttttgaacactATTTAACAACTCgagtacaattatataacatataacttgcaatacattttttggaagaatttttaaatattttggaccACTCAATAACGACTCAACTtaattctatataaaaaaatttaagacatttactttcttctttaaaaaatatgcacTATTTTCTCCCCCGCCCACAGATTCCACATACGCTGAGCGCTATCTAAGCTTCCCGAATGTGACTGACAACTATAAGGGCTACGAGGAGGGTGATCTCTCCAAGTATGTGGATAATTTGCGTGATCGTCAATTCCTTTTGGTGCATGGCACCGCCGATGATAATGTGCATGTGCAACAATCGATGGTTTTAGCGCGTGCGCTCACCAATAAGGGTGTACTCTACAAGCAACAAATCTATCCCGATGAAGGACATACACTGTCGGGTGTTAAGCGACATCTCTATCGCTCAATGACGAGTTTCTTCGAGGATTGTTTTAAGAAGCTGGTGAGTTTTGTGGTTGCAATTagatttttagataattttttctttctttagtttcgttgtaaaatattttctctcaCTCAAATTTTGCTTTAAACGATGATGcgcttatttatttgtaaataatatataaattaaatttaccctttgCTAACTTTTATACCAAACTCCTTAACAAGCAATAACACTTTTGGTCTaacacttttaaataaaataataactgttTCTCCCTCTTTCTtgtcacactacttttaatactacaactacaactgctATTCCTGTCACTCTTTTCGTCTATCTAACTATTTTTGTCTATCTTTGTTTTTAACTCTGTCTCTCTGTCTTTCACACTTTtgcactcaaaaatattttctcaattttaatttttttttttaattttaaattcttattttatttcaaatatttttaatttcaagtttttctaaatttcttcttcatttaatgttcattttaactgtTGTTGATTATTATTTCCCTTTAAATAACCTCTACTCACTTTAATTTCTCCTCTCACAATCGTTTCATAACCTTGAAATCACGTATCCGTATCCAGCTTGAGCAACAACTGAGTAATCAAACAGATTCCGCGGATTTCTTAGACTTTCACAGTCTCTATGTAAACATTTAAACGTGCAGTTATGCGAACGTGTTCAACGCGAACACACATACCCAATATAGAAACAACACGATTGGTATCTTGTATGTGAGATACATTATTTAAGGTAtcggaaattattttaatcagtgctgattgtttttaataaatgtcTCATACTCGTTGTATATTTTGGTGTCAgtcgatgtttttttttgttgttgttatatttcgaagtacatatgtatgtttcaatGTGTCTTGCGACGCTTATTTTTAAGTACATAGAATTACTATATGTGGTGTCTatggttttgtatttttttcaagcAAGTTTTTTATGACATAAatgaatgtaataaaaaagaacTTAAGAAGGAGAGAATCTCTGTAagaaaaaatcaacatttattCGTACTACAGATATGAAGAACTACTTTGTTTAACATCCTAAAATTCAATTCGCTTCGTTCGCTGAATATTTTGTCGCTGTCAGATTTTTTAGAAAGACTTTTATCGACTCTCGTTATAGTATCAGAACCTTACTACTCGATTTTAATACACATATGGCATTTGTAAAGTTCTTTCGGTTTTTTGAGCAATCAACTACGAAGAAAAATCTCAGGATTACTacttaaaataagaataaataggttaaaaaatacttttttataatcCACTTCAAACATTCAAGATTTATTCGTACTACAGATATGAAGAACTACTTTGTTTCACATCCTAAAAGTCAATTCACTTCGTTCGCTGAATATTTTATCGCTGTCAGATTTCTTAGAAAGACGTTTATTGAATCTCGTCATAGTATCAGAACCCGACTACTCGATTTTAATACACAGATGGCATTTGTAAAGTTCTTTCGGTTTTTTGAGCAATCAACTATGAAGAAAAATCTCAGGATTACtactcaaaataataataaataggataaaaaatacttttttataatcCACAAGAAGAAATCATACCAGGGCTGGCCGCAAACATAAGTGACGATTCCCAAATCTTTTTGAGTATCTCTGAGCCTGAACAGTCTGAGTATGCATGGATTAGGTAGACGATAAATTTCTTCACCACTATTATCATGCTTCCGCTATAAAAACTTCAAAGCTCAAAAAGCAACATATTTTTAGAAGCAGTGTAGTTAGTCTAGTCTTTTTTTAATGGTCCATTTAATTAATCTAGCAATTCTATTCGATCCCAAGTGAAACAGTATAGTCCTAGGATCGAAAAGGTGTCTCATATCTACTATTACTGTAAATTATGCTGTGTATGACGATGAAATTTGATAAAGTAAGCATAAAGCTTGCTGAGCTTTTAGGATAAGGAAACTATTTAACTTACAGAACTCAACATTTTATATATCATCGAACTAAGAACTTTTCCCACGATATTCCCGAATATATACTCAGCATATTGGCATATAAtgacatttcaaataaatgtaacttaaaataatgaaaaatttatttttaatcatttctaACAACTTTTAAACTTTACTTTTTGACCAAACTAAGCTTTAATGTGACTGATTTTCTGTACTGTGATTTGTAAAAAAGCTTTATgtgattttaaaagcttttttcatTAGACAAAAATATACACAAGCACAAGCATTATAGACTGCGTAAAAGCTTACAAACATGCATTTCATACCGGCACATATGCATATCAGATAATACAAATAACctcaaaaaagtatttaaataaatatgaacctaacctaaatatattttatttagctgATTTTGCTTAAGAAGCTTACCTATgactttaaatattaattattgttgttacgTTTCGCCAACTTTTAACACTTTCAGTGGTTTTGAACTatttatgcgcctaaaagtatgctatataGCTTTTTAGTTACTTTATTTTGCTACGCAATCTACacgttttttctactttttgcaaacatatatttatgaaatcgtatatatttttatggaacCTAATgaagtattattgttgttgttaatatttataaaaaaaaaatatttttatttacttagcaTTACACTGTTCACTCTCTTTCCCATTTAGGTGCCGCCGGAATCGAAAGCTGGACTTGGAAATGGCGGTGGTAGTGATATGCAACAGCAATAAAGTTACGAAAATGCtttaatattgattaatttcatttgaatacTAGTAGTGCAGAGAAAACAAaagcgcctgaaagtatgctcaAAACTTGCGTTTACttcttatgattttttttttcaatatttttggatttatACAATACCATTTGGGCAGCGCATAATcaaaattacatacaataaCAGTGAAgtcgaaaattacaaatttttatggttgtgaaataaatacaaaagcaacaatagcaGACATTTGCACGCCAAAAAGTAGGCAAAGCGtaactaaacaaaataaaatgaaattatttttgaaaatgttagctgttttaataaatttaaatgttgttttgaaaagaaaaaaaggcaGATATGGAAAATAAAACTGCTTAAAAGAACAGTCAAAGTGCTAACGCCTAAAAGCATACtatattataattgttttttaattcaaatgaaTTAAGATTTATTTCGCGCATACTCTCAAAAtgattatacaattttaatttgcataaaatctattttcaattaaaaacaaataaatacacgaAAATAATTAGTCGTCTAAGCGTTGACTTAAGAATtgtgtaaattttaaaaattgagcAAATAGCATAAAAAGTACATTTCTAAAGTAGTAGTGaagatatttaagaaatattaaaacgtttttgcataaaaaaactCGAATtgcaagaaataaataaaataataataaaaagtcataattttattaaaaataaattaaaaaatggcgAAAGCAAATAGTAGaagacataaaatataaaagaaatcctAAATTTAGTTtactattaatataataaaccttgcaatataaaaatactcagaaaaaaattaaattacagtattagaaaaatacaaataacggAAAAGCTCAAAATTAGCTGCGATATTAAGATTGAAGTT
This portion of the Zeugodacus cucurbitae isolate PBARC_wt_2022May chromosome 3, idZeuCucr1.2, whole genome shotgun sequence genome encodes:
- the LOC105219561 gene encoding dipeptidyl peptidase 4, whose amino-acid sequence is MAEGDNYDDELVSSNPNQRNWRGIFIALLVIIIVLALIVTSVVLLTPPDEGPRVKGQRIKLQDIVDGLFMPQRANGTWINGEEFLYQDHWGRIVLLNASSLTERVLMSNVTYKTFAPYKFSISADKRYILLAQNVVKLFRHSFLAQYTLFDIQTSESIKLKIDAHSDEWPYIHYARFVSTQTSNRDNASTTTGTGNALVLVYNYDIYYCQGPRSTNHVYRITSDAVPGIVYNGIPDWLYEEEILHSNNAIWLSENGHLMLYGAFNDSLVQEQHFAWYGTTSGGNPNAYLYPEIRSLRYPKPGTQNPIAKLRVADIQNPEDIQIRDLQPPQVLINEDHYFSSASWVSETEICVVWLNRPQNISVVSICKSPLFMCVETHRVSGDGRGWVDTVSVPLFAANATSYVAISPLRDGASGYFRHIVHVHVAKKRVLPLTHGQYEVNELLHWDQLNNWIYFLGTPERLPGQQHLYRVSALPPRHGSAHQLPDCLTCPTQLRSSYQGTEGHTKPPPKLVTAWDDDWEDSEERQTLPPPTLSPEHPKHPKASHAHPEHNECLYHTAKFPLALQARYVLIECLGPVVPTTSVYALTGFYADEHSKKLLPKKSEPMELLLTVQNNTRLKEKMLRTALPQVKTFPVMISGGYHAQVRLYLPPVLREDEITRYPTILHVYSGPGTQLVTDKWHIDWNTYLSGTKDYIVIEIDGRGSSGQGYQLLHEIYKRLGSVEVSDQLEVSEYLRDNLHFIDGRRMGVWGWSYGGYTAALALAGTQSIFQCGISVSPVTNWKLYDSTYAERYLSFPNVTDNYKGYEEGDLSKYVDNLRDRQFLLVHGTADDNVHVQQSMVLARALTNKGVLYKQQIYPDEGHTLSGVKRHLYRSMTSFFEDCFKKLVPPESKAGLGNGGGSDMQQQ